A window from Streptomyces sp. NBC_00271 encodes these proteins:
- a CDS encoding IS5 family transposase — protein MTDAEWAVVRPLLPVPGWMRGRGGQPEGYCHRAILDAIRYLVDNGIKWRAMPADFPPWDRVYAFFRRWRDHALVKEFHDRLRSRIREREGRDTEPTAGVIDSQSVKADAVVGSDSRGFDGGKLINGRKRHVVVDTLGLLLGVMVTAADTGDRIAAQVLLRQVADAHHRLAMVWADGGYTGSLVEYCLATLALVLAIVKRSDGQKGFVVLPKRWIVERLFAHLMRTRRLTRDYERRTTSAEAMVYWSMILLMTRRLARPHPARA, from the coding sequence ATGACGGACGCGGAATGGGCCGTGGTCCGGCCGCTGCTGCCGGTGCCAGGCTGGATGCGCGGCCGGGGAGGGCAGCCCGAGGGGTACTGCCACCGGGCGATACTCGATGCAATCCGCTACCTCGTCGACAACGGCATCAAGTGGCGGGCCATGCCCGCCGACTTCCCGCCATGGGACCGGGTATACGCGTTCTTCCGCCGCTGGCGCGACCACGCCTTGGTCAAGGAGTTCCACGACCGGCTGCGCTCGAGGATCCGCGAGAGGGAGGGGCGGGACACGGAGCCGACGGCCGGCGTGATCGACTCGCAGTCCGTCAAGGCGGACGCCGTCGTCGGATCGGACAGCCGCGGGTTCGACGGCGGCAAGCTGATCAATGGGCGCAAGCGGCACGTCGTGGTCGACACCCTCGGTCTGCTGCTGGGGGTGATGGTCACCGCCGCGGACACCGGCGACCGCATCGCCGCCCAGGTCCTGCTGCGCCAAGTCGCCGACGCACACCACCGGCTGGCCATGGTCTGGGCCGACGGCGGATACACCGGCAGCCTCGTCGAGTACTGCCTGGCCACGCTCGCGCTGGTCCTCGCGATCGTCAAGCGCAGCGACGGCCAGAAGGGGTTCGTGGTGCTGCCCAAGCGGTGGATCGTCGAGCGCCTCTTCGCCCACCTGATGCGCACCCGCCGCCTGACGCGGGACTACGAGCGGCGCACCACCAGCGCCGAGGCGATGGTCTACTGGTCGATGATCCTGCTCATGACCCGCCGCCTGGCCCGGCCACACCCTGCGCGAGCGTGA
- a CDS encoding ATP-dependent DNA ligase, with translation MDWPASVALAQPVPELPTGTDWSYEVKLDGHRMIMWRTEAGVRLQARSGRDVTAAWGDLALAGHHLPAGTVLDGEAVITTEDGRISFEAAQARAASSPTRARRLAAQRPAHYIAFDALQLPPPNGDIRAQPYSERRAALLSLLAGLPANTPIQAVSSTTDRDTALTWYDTLHDQGVEGIVAKRTTSPYRAGRAGAWLKIRHADTIEATVAGFTGTARQPRALAVRLPDGRVALSQRLTTALATRIAPRLAPQSGRAYTQGGDAYTPASGKVVVEVVAGTTRHAVVTVVRLR, from the coding sequence GTGGACTGGCCCGCCTCCGTCGCCCTCGCCCAGCCCGTACCGGAACTGCCCACCGGAACGGACTGGAGCTATGAGGTGAAACTCGACGGCCACCGAATGATCATGTGGCGGACCGAAGCCGGGGTCCGCCTGCAGGCCCGCTCCGGACGCGACGTCACCGCCGCATGGGGAGACCTCGCCCTCGCCGGCCACCACCTCCCAGCCGGGACCGTTCTCGACGGCGAGGCCGTCATCACCACCGAGGACGGACGGATCAGCTTCGAGGCCGCACAGGCCCGAGCCGCCTCCTCCCCCACCCGCGCCCGCCGCCTGGCCGCCCAGCGCCCCGCGCACTACATCGCCTTCGACGCACTGCAACTGCCACCGCCGAACGGGGACATACGAGCGCAGCCGTACAGCGAGCGCCGCGCTGCTCTTCTCAGCCTCCTGGCAGGCCTGCCCGCGAACACCCCGATCCAGGCCGTCTCTAGCACCACCGACCGCGACACCGCACTCACCTGGTACGACACCCTCCACGACCAGGGCGTCGAAGGCATCGTCGCCAAACGCACCACCTCCCCCTACCGGGCCGGCCGTGCCGGAGCGTGGTTGAAGATCCGCCACGCGGACACGATCGAGGCGACCGTGGCCGGATTCACCGGCACCGCGCGCCAGCCGCGGGCACTCGCCGTACGGCTCCCCGACGGCCGCGTCGCGCTGTCCCAGCGCCTGACCACGGCCTTGGCCACCCGGATCGCCCCGCGCCTGGCCCCCCAGTCCGGACGCGCGTACACGCAGGGCGGCGACGCCTACACACCCGCGAGCGGGAAGGTCGTCGTAGAGGTCGTGGCAGGCACCACCCGGCACGCGGTCGTCACTGTGGTTCGCCTGCGCTGA
- the ku gene encoding non-homologous end joining protein Ku produces the protein MPRPLWSGAISFGLVTIPVKLMSATEDRSVRFHQVHTEDLGRVRVRKYCEAEDREVSAAEIGKGFEVSKDTLVAVTDEELEQMPLPTAKAIEIVAFVPAASIDPVRLSGDSYFLQYDGPVAAKPYVLIARALARNTKVAVAKLAWHGRERLVLLRVRDGALVAHVLKWDDEVRDPSELAPKEAKVTDSEIDEALQLVDSMTTDDISGYRDEYRKALEALIEAKAEGRQPPEPTEAEETGGQVVDLMAALQESVRKAQASRGEGAGDAEVHEMPAAKKKAAGKAPAKRTAKKAAAAKKPARRQRGA, from the coding sequence ATGCCCCGACCGCTGTGGAGCGGCGCGATCAGCTTCGGTCTGGTGACCATTCCGGTGAAGCTGATGAGCGCCACCGAGGACCGTTCGGTCCGGTTCCATCAGGTCCATACGGAAGACCTGGGCCGGGTGCGGGTGCGCAAGTACTGCGAGGCGGAGGACCGCGAGGTGTCCGCGGCCGAGATCGGCAAGGGGTTCGAGGTCTCCAAGGACACGCTGGTCGCCGTCACGGACGAAGAGCTGGAGCAGATGCCGCTGCCGACCGCGAAGGCGATCGAGATCGTCGCGTTCGTGCCGGCTGCGTCGATCGACCCGGTGCGGCTGAGCGGAGACAGCTACTTCCTGCAGTACGACGGCCCGGTCGCGGCGAAGCCGTACGTCCTGATCGCGCGGGCGCTGGCCCGCAACACGAAGGTGGCCGTGGCGAAGCTGGCGTGGCACGGGCGTGAGCGCCTGGTGCTGTTGCGGGTGCGGGACGGGGCGCTGGTCGCGCACGTGCTCAAGTGGGACGACGAGGTGCGCGACCCCTCTGAGCTCGCCCCGAAGGAAGCCAAGGTCACGGACTCCGAGATCGACGAGGCGCTGCAGTTGGTCGACTCGATGACGACGGACGACATCTCCGGCTACCGGGACGAGTACCGGAAGGCTCTGGAAGCGCTGATCGAGGCGAAGGCCGAGGGCCGGCAGCCGCCCGAACCGACCGAGGCTGAGGAGACGGGCGGCCAGGTTGTCGACCTGATGGCCGCGCTGCAGGAGAGTGTCCGCAAGGCCCAGGCTTCGCGCGGCGAGGGTGCGGGTGATGCCGAGGTCCATGAGATGCCGGCGGCCAAGAAGAAGGCAGCGGGGAAGGCGCCCGCCAAGAGGACTGCGAAGAAGGCCGCGGCGGCGAAGAAGCCGGCCCGGCGGCAGCGGGGTGCCTAG
- a CDS encoding DUF6233 domain-containing protein: MFDDLPPDLARLLTLRVWHAMWLQRIDTKIAALQKREAEQEHGQKNRPQEPDWIIELGIGNGRPPIEVHVGGCYAAGKRRRPVPRDEARRLLTSGVRACTHCKPDAQLRILD; the protein is encoded by the coding sequence ATGTTCGATGACCTGCCACCTGACCTGGCGCGACTGCTCACCCTGCGGGTGTGGCACGCCATGTGGCTGCAGCGCATCGACACCAAGATCGCCGCCCTTCAGAAGCGGGAAGCCGAACAGGAACACGGCCAGAAGAACCGGCCGCAGGAGCCGGACTGGATCATCGAACTCGGCATCGGCAACGGACGCCCGCCCATCGAAGTCCATGTCGGCGGCTGCTACGCCGCGGGCAAACGACGACGCCCCGTCCCGCGCGACGAAGCCCGCCGCCTCCTCACCTCGGGCGTGCGCGCCTGCACCCACTGCAAACCCGACGCCCAGCTCCGCATCCTCGACTGA
- a CDS encoding DNA polymerase Y family protein codes for MEAGTEARRAGSVMHVRCPDRLAEDVYRQVLEQLAELSPVVQALPPSAALVELKGALRYHGVDGRRLGEVLRVRTISRLGVDVRVGIGPSITVAATASGQITEPGGVLAVGPGQVADWLGPLPVEALHGIGPRQAQVLRDYGVHCVGLLAAVPPATVQRLLGGRAGRQAADRARGIDPRPVAPRALPASASVSRTFPRHILDGAAVRAALLDLVVTLALQLRRRGQAARGLTLALRFAQGTTWEKTRRLPEASAHDDDLRTLAYRLIDAAGLQRGCLTGITLKGEDLIAADQVAEQISFDGAREARLVAEEVSDRIRAKFGPGAIRPATTLLRVS; via the coding sequence ATGGAGGCAGGGACGGAGGCACGACGGGCGGGGAGTGTGATGCATGTGCGCTGCCCGGACCGGCTGGCGGAGGACGTCTACCGGCAGGTCCTTGAGCAGCTGGCGGAGCTGTCCCCGGTTGTCCAGGCGCTGCCCCCGTCGGCGGCCCTGGTGGAGCTGAAGGGCGCGCTGCGCTACCACGGCGTGGATGGGCGTCGGCTGGGGGAGGTGCTGCGGGTGCGGACCATTTCCCGGCTGGGTGTCGACGTGCGGGTCGGGATCGGCCCGTCCATCACGGTCGCGGCCACCGCCTCCGGCCAGATCACCGAGCCGGGCGGCGTCCTCGCCGTCGGCCCCGGCCAGGTGGCCGACTGGCTCGGACCGCTGCCCGTGGAAGCTCTCCACGGCATCGGCCCCCGCCAGGCCCAGGTCCTGCGCGACTACGGCGTGCACTGCGTCGGCCTGCTCGCCGCCGTTCCGCCGGCGACGGTGCAGCGCCTCCTGGGCGGCCGGGCCGGCCGCCAGGCGGCCGACCGGGCCCGCGGCATCGACCCCCGCCCTGTGGCCCCGCGCGCCCTGCCCGCCTCCGCGAGCGTGAGCCGCACCTTCCCCCGGCACATCCTGGACGGCGCCGCCGTCCGCGCGGCCCTGCTCGACCTGGTCGTCACCCTCGCCCTCCAGCTGCGTCGCCGTGGCCAGGCGGCCCGCGGCCTGACCCTGGCGCTGCGCTTCGCCCAAGGCACCACGTGGGAGAAGACCCGCCGGCTCCCGGAGGCCTCCGCCCACGACGACGACCTCCGCACGCTCGCCTACCGGCTGATCGACGCGGCAGGACTCCAGCGCGGCTGCCTCACCGGGATCACCCTGAAAGGCGAGGACCTCATCGCCGCCGACCAGGTTGCCGAGCAGATCAGCTTCGACGGCGCGCGCGAGGCCCGGCTGGTCGCCGAAGAAGTCAGCGACCGCATCCGCGCCAAGTTCGGGCCCGGCGCGATCCGCCCCGCCACCACACTCCTGCGCGTCTCCTGA
- a CDS encoding zinc ribbon domain-containing protein YjdM translates to MIENLPPCPKCSCEYTYEMNALVVCPECGHEWVPAEGGTDSGAPAERVVKDVVGNVLQDGDSVVVVKALKVKGSPSGIKAGTKVRSIRLVDGVDGHDIDCKIDGFGAMQLKSSVVKKG, encoded by the coding sequence GTGATCGAGAATCTTCCTCCCTGTCCGAAGTGCTCGTGTGAGTACACCTACGAGATGAACGCCCTGGTGGTGTGCCCGGAGTGCGGCCACGAATGGGTGCCCGCCGAGGGCGGCACGGATTCCGGCGCCCCCGCGGAGCGGGTCGTCAAGGATGTCGTCGGCAATGTGCTGCAGGACGGCGACTCCGTGGTCGTGGTGAAGGCGCTCAAGGTCAAGGGCAGCCCCTCGGGGATCAAGGCCGGCACGAAGGTGCGCAGCATCCGACTGGTCGACGGAGTCGACGGACACGACATCGACTGCAAGATCGACGGTTTCGGGGCGATGCAGCTGAAGTCGAGCGTGGTCAAGAAGGGCTGA
- a CDS encoding ArsR/SmtB family transcription factor produces the protein MSVPLYQAKAEFFRMLGHPVRIRVLELLQDGPMPVRALLAEIEVEPASLSQQLAVLRRSGIVTSRREGSTVVYELASGDVADLMGAARRILTEMLAGKNELLAELRETQVAGR, from the coding sequence GTGTCCGTTCCGCTGTACCAGGCCAAGGCCGAGTTCTTCCGGATGCTGGGGCATCCCGTACGGATACGGGTGCTGGAGCTGCTGCAGGACGGGCCGATGCCGGTACGTGCGCTGCTCGCCGAGATCGAGGTGGAGCCCGCCAGCCTGTCGCAGCAGCTGGCGGTGTTGCGGCGCTCGGGCATCGTCACCTCCCGGCGCGAAGGCTCGACGGTGGTCTACGAACTGGCCAGCGGAGATGTCGCCGACCTGATGGGGGCCGCGCGCCGCATTCTGACCGAGATGCTGGCAGGGAAGAACGAGCTGCTGGCAGAGCTGCGGGAAACTCAGGTCGCCGGGCGATGA
- a CDS encoding SulP family inorganic anion transporter, translated as MRLSFGRAGARLTALLPGRTDLAEIRRDPRRDLLAGLTVAIVALPLALGFGVSSGLGAEAGLATAVIAGALAAVFGGSNLQVSGPTGAMTVVLVPIVAEHGPSGVLTVGLMAGVMLVALALLRAGKYMQYVPAPVVEGFTLGIACVIGLQQIPNALGVPKPEGDRVLVVTWRALEAFTKNPNWTAVAFALAVAAVMLAGARWRPMVPFSILAVIAATVVAQVAGLDAAKPIGALPSGLPAPSLAFLDIGALGSLLAPAAAVAALAALESLLSASVADGMTVGQKHDADRELFGQGLANIAAPLFGGVPATGAIARTAVNVRTGAGSRLAALTHAAILAVIVFAAAPLVSRIPLAALAGVLLATAVRMVEVGSLKAMAKATRSDALILVLTALATLALDLVYAVVLGLMVAGTLALRAVAKQARLDQIPLDQGDHSAEEHALLAEHIVAYRIDGPLFFAAAHRFLLELAEVADVRVVILRMSRVTTIDATGALVLKDAVEKLNRRGIAVLASGIRPSQRQVLDSVGALELLRLEGREYATTPEAIQGARSYLESAGVMPPRPAQMSRPSSEETEETVR; from the coding sequence ATGAGACTCTCGTTCGGCCGGGCCGGGGCCCGGCTCACCGCGCTGCTGCCGGGCCGTACGGATCTGGCGGAGATACGCCGCGACCCGCGCCGGGACCTGCTGGCCGGCCTCACGGTGGCGATCGTCGCGCTGCCGCTCGCGCTCGGTTTCGGCGTCTCCTCCGGGCTGGGCGCGGAGGCGGGTCTGGCGACCGCGGTCATCGCCGGCGCGCTGGCCGCGGTGTTCGGTGGTTCGAATCTGCAGGTGTCCGGACCGACGGGCGCGATGACGGTCGTGCTGGTGCCGATCGTCGCCGAGCACGGGCCGTCCGGGGTTCTCACCGTCGGGCTGATGGCGGGCGTGATGCTCGTCGCGCTCGCCCTGCTCCGGGCCGGGAAATACATGCAATACGTGCCCGCGCCCGTTGTGGAGGGCTTCACGCTGGGCATCGCCTGTGTGATCGGTCTGCAGCAGATCCCGAATGCCCTCGGGGTACCCAAGCCGGAGGGCGACCGTGTCCTCGTGGTGACCTGGCGCGCCCTGGAGGCGTTCACGAAGAACCCGAACTGGACCGCCGTAGCTTTCGCCCTGGCGGTCGCCGCCGTCATGCTTGCCGGGGCTCGCTGGCGGCCCATGGTGCCCTTCTCCATCCTCGCGGTGATCGCGGCCACCGTCGTCGCCCAGGTAGCCGGTCTGGACGCGGCGAAGCCGATCGGTGCCCTGCCATCAGGCCTGCCCGCCCCCTCGCTGGCCTTCCTCGACATCGGCGCACTCGGCTCGCTGCTCGCTCCAGCGGCCGCTGTGGCGGCACTGGCCGCGCTGGAGTCGCTGCTGTCGGCCTCCGTGGCCGATGGCATGACGGTCGGCCAGAAGCACGACGCGGACCGTGAGCTGTTCGGCCAGGGCCTGGCCAACATCGCCGCCCCGCTGTTCGGCGGGGTGCCCGCGACCGGCGCGATCGCGCGGACCGCGGTCAACGTCCGTACCGGGGCGGGGTCCCGGCTGGCGGCCCTCACCCACGCCGCGATCCTCGCCGTGATCGTCTTTGCTGCCGCGCCCCTCGTCTCCAGGATCCCGCTCGCCGCGCTCGCCGGAGTGCTGCTGGCTACCGCTGTCCGCATGGTCGAGGTCGGCTCGCTCAAGGCGATGGCGAAGGCCACCCGCTCCGACGCCCTGATCCTCGTATTGACCGCCCTGGCCACCCTCGCCCTCGACCTCGTCTACGCCGTGGTCCTCGGCCTGATGGTCGCGGGCACGCTCGCCCTGCGCGCCGTGGCCAAACAGGCGCGCCTGGACCAGATACCCCTCGACCAGGGCGACCACAGCGCCGAGGAACATGCCTTGCTCGCCGAGCACATCGTCGCCTACCGGATCGACGGGCCGCTGTTCTTCGCCGCCGCCCACCGCTTCCTGCTGGAGCTGGCCGAGGTCGCCGACGTACGCGTCGTCATCCTGCGCATGTCCCGCGTGACCACCATCGACGCCACCGGCGCACTGGTCCTCAAGGACGCGGTGGAGAAACTCAACCGGCGCGGCATCGCCGTTCTGGCCTCCGGAATACGCCCCAGCCAGCGCCAGGTCCTGGACTCCGTGGGCGCATTGGAGCTGCTGCGTCTGGAGGGACGCGAATACGCCACCACGCCGGAGGCGATCCAGGGCGCGCGCAGCTACCTGGAATCCGCCGGTGTCATGCCGCCCCGCCCCGCCCAGATGTCCCGGCCCAGCAGCGAGGAAACAGAGGAAACCGTCCGATGA
- a CDS encoding pyridoxamine 5'-phosphate oxidase family protein, which yields MSTPPASLRMVEVSGAEALWLLEGSALGRLVYAQRDLTVLRPGRHTWEYGRLVVRTPAPAAAVPATATYHVDEVRAATGTGWSVTVAGPVDVITEPDEAAHYQRTLAGWSHGPHDTLLRLHPKTVTGFRLARAEA from the coding sequence ATGAGCACTCCCCCCGCATCCCTGCGCATGGTCGAGGTCTCAGGTGCCGAGGCCCTGTGGCTGCTGGAGGGCAGTGCGCTGGGACGGCTGGTGTACGCGCAGCGGGACCTGACCGTCCTGCGCCCGGGCCGGCACACCTGGGAGTACGGCCGCCTGGTGGTGCGCACCCCGGCACCTGCCGCTGCGGTCCCCGCCACGGCGACCTACCACGTGGATGAGGTCCGCGCGGCGACCGGTACCGGCTGGAGCGTCACGGTCGCCGGGCCGGTCGACGTGATCACCGAGCCTGACGAGGCCGCCCACTACCAGCGCACCCTCGCAGGCTGGAGCCACGGCCCGCACGACACCCTGCTGCGCCTGCACCCCAAGACGGTGACCGGTTTCCGTCTCGCCCGCGCGGAGGCGTGA
- a CDS encoding ATP-binding protein, giving the protein MSTQLETLPYRHVLTLPTMPSAVRMARETAEQALAEWGISLRHPSVDPALLILGELVTNTVRHAVDLSPQLTVIYAAGKDCLAFAVHDRHPYQPALYGAVTQTGVGGLGTVMELTLGLGGTAVVRGDADGQGKSIWITLPL; this is encoded by the coding sequence ATGAGCACTCAGCTCGAAACCCTGCCCTACCGGCATGTCCTCACGCTGCCGACGATGCCGTCCGCGGTCCGCATGGCCCGGGAAACCGCCGAGCAGGCGCTGGCCGAGTGGGGTATCAGCCTGCGTCACCCCAGCGTCGATCCGGCCCTGCTGATCCTCGGTGAACTGGTCACCAACACCGTCCGGCATGCCGTCGACCTCTCTCCGCAGCTGACCGTCATCTACGCGGCGGGCAAGGACTGTCTGGCCTTCGCCGTCCATGACCGTCACCCCTACCAGCCGGCGTTGTACGGCGCGGTCACCCAAACCGGTGTCGGCGGTCTGGGCACGGTCATGGAGCTCACCCTCGGCCTGGGCGGCACGGCCGTCGTACGGGGTGATGCCGACGGCCAGGGCAAAAGCATCTGGATCACCCTCCCTCTCTGA
- a CDS encoding anti-sigma factor antagonist, whose product MTIEWRYTVERDLGILSVSGYLGPDAVHRFTGAVGWALARGTGPVIVDLTGLRGWSAEGQLAVTEAARRLAAAGRSLELAAIPADGSLVPGGDCPLIPVHADLAGALAAHSTRHGEPPQGRHEWRPTGRPTGDQQRD is encoded by the coding sequence ATGACCATCGAGTGGCGCTATACCGTCGAGCGGGACCTCGGCATCCTCTCCGTCTCCGGCTACCTGGGCCCGGACGCCGTCCACCGCTTCACCGGTGCCGTTGGCTGGGCGCTGGCCCGCGGCACCGGTCCGGTCATCGTCGACCTCACCGGACTGCGCGGCTGGTCGGCCGAGGGGCAGCTGGCGGTCACCGAGGCCGCGCGCCGTCTCGCCGCAGCGGGCCGCAGCCTGGAACTGGCCGCGATCCCCGCCGACGGATCCCTCGTCCCCGGCGGAGACTGCCCGCTCATCCCCGTGCACGCCGACCTGGCCGGCGCGCTCGCCGCACACAGCACACGGCACGGCGAGCCGCCGCAGGGCCGCCACGAGTGGCGGCCGACAGGGCGGCCGACCGGAGACCAGCAGCGGGACTGA
- a CDS encoding 2-phosphosulfolactate phosphatase: MGDWTVQSGTGIRFEWGPAGAGRLAGKAACLIAVDVLSFTTAVSVAAEKGIRVLPFWLPDGPATTVERAASEKAAAVYAQQSGARLAVARHAVTPDSPWSLSPAHMRRAPFVARLVLPSPNGAAIAAAAPPHVRVVAACLRNITAVGSWLTTRGYGTPAHPVAVIAAGERWPDGSLRPALEDLLGAGGLISDLHAQGAGPLSAEAAAARAAYEGTADLTRAVAAGVSGRELAARGFVQDVAIATEGDICAAVPVRDGDGAFSPG, translated from the coding sequence ATGGGTGACTGGACGGTTCAGTCCGGCACCGGGATCCGCTTCGAGTGGGGACCCGCCGGCGCGGGGCGCCTCGCCGGAAAGGCTGCCTGTCTGATCGCCGTTGACGTGCTGTCCTTCACCACGGCGGTGAGCGTCGCCGCCGAGAAGGGCATCCGGGTTCTCCCGTTCTGGCTGCCGGACGGCCCCGCCACCACGGTCGAGCGGGCCGCATCAGAGAAGGCCGCCGCCGTCTACGCGCAGCAATCCGGAGCACGGCTGGCCGTCGCCCGCCACGCCGTCACGCCCGACAGTCCCTGGTCCCTCTCACCGGCCCACATGCGCCGCGCCCCGTTCGTCGCGCGCCTGGTGCTGCCGTCCCCGAACGGCGCGGCCATCGCCGCGGCCGCACCACCCCACGTGCGGGTGGTCGCCGCCTGTCTGCGCAACATCACCGCGGTCGGCAGCTGGCTCACCACCCGCGGCTACGGCACGCCCGCGCATCCGGTCGCCGTGATCGCAGCGGGCGAGCGATGGCCGGACGGCAGCCTGCGCCCCGCGCTGGAGGACCTGCTGGGCGCCGGCGGCCTCATCTCCGACCTGCACGCCCAGGGCGCGGGACCGCTGTCCGCCGAGGCAGCCGCCGCGAGAGCGGCCTACGAGGGCACTGCCGACCTCACCCGCGCGGTCGCCGCCGGTGTCTCCGGGCGGGAGCTGGCAGCCAGGGGCTTCGTCCAGGACGTGGCCATCGCCACAGAAGGAGACATCTGCGCTGCCGTGCCCGTACGGGACGGGGACGGAGCCTTCTCCCCCGGCTGA
- a CDS encoding ArsR/SmtB family transcription factor: protein MSTPLYQLKAEFFKTLGHPARIRVLELLSEREHAVAEMLPEVGIEAAHLSQQLAVLRRANLVVTRREGSTVYYSLTSPHIAELLRVARTILSGVLTGQAELLADLQAARPQAKPPS from the coding sequence ATGAGTACGCCGCTGTACCAACTGAAGGCCGAGTTCTTCAAGACGCTCGGCCACCCGGCGCGCATCCGGGTCCTGGAGCTGCTGAGCGAGCGCGAGCACGCGGTCGCGGAGATGCTCCCGGAGGTAGGGATCGAAGCAGCGCATCTGTCGCAGCAGCTCGCGGTGCTGCGCCGGGCGAACCTGGTGGTGACCCGCAGGGAGGGGTCGACCGTGTACTACTCGCTGACGAGCCCGCACATCGCCGAGCTGCTCAGGGTCGCCCGCACGATCCTGTCCGGCGTGCTCACCGGACAGGCCGAACTCCTCGCCGATCTGCAGGCCGCCCGGCCCCAGGCGAAACCGCCTTCGTAA
- a CDS encoding NADH-quinone oxidoreductase subunit B family protein: MGLLRKIRDTGRVAEPAPPRPEGVLPQAREFGGSVQVRCVAAGSCNGCEIEIAAAFNPVYDAERYGARLVASPRHADVALVTGPVTRNMAEPLRRTVAAMPEPRLVVAVGDCAINCGEFAGGYGVEGAVSDVVPVDLQVPGCPPEPGEIVAALRRVTGR, from the coding sequence ATGGGCCTGCTGCGCAAGATCCGGGACACCGGGCGGGTGGCCGAGCCGGCTCCGCCGCGCCCGGAGGGCGTCCTGCCGCAGGCGCGGGAGTTCGGCGGCTCGGTGCAGGTGAGGTGCGTCGCCGCCGGTTCCTGCAACGGGTGCGAGATCGAGATCGCGGCGGCCTTCAACCCGGTGTACGACGCGGAGCGGTATGGCGCCCGGCTGGTGGCCTCGCCCCGGCACGCGGACGTGGCGCTGGTGACCGGGCCGGTGACGCGGAACATGGCCGAGCCGCTGCGCCGCACAGTCGCTGCGATGCCCGAGCCGCGGCTGGTGGTGGCGGTCGGTGACTGTGCGATCAACTGCGGGGAGTTCGCGGGCGGGTACGGCGTCGAGGGCGCCGTCTCCGACGTCGTTCCGGTGGATCTTCAAGTGCCCGGGTGCCCGCCGGAGCCAGGTGAGATTGTGGCGGCGCTGAGGAGAGTCACCGGACGGTGA
- a CDS encoding DUF834 domain-containing protein — MIAVVGHADLAPWTLALLEEELRVRLAQCAEAGRTGLVRVGQGLPVAFGRAAKKAGLALVAVVPTLNRVPALLRERDWLAAGELLLLSQQVRLLEYDPADRDACVRADERLLRSCARMVAIWDGTASNGHDATAHLVAYARSHGIGVEVLWPDGAERVPGLREKSS, encoded by the coding sequence TTGATCGCTGTAGTGGGGCACGCGGATCTCGCGCCCTGGACCCTGGCGCTGCTGGAGGAGGAGCTTCGCGTGCGGCTGGCCCAGTGTGCCGAGGCCGGCCGAACGGGCCTGGTCCGGGTCGGGCAGGGGCTGCCGGTGGCGTTCGGGCGGGCCGCGAAGAAGGCTGGGCTGGCGCTGGTGGCCGTGGTGCCCACGCTGAACCGGGTTCCCGCGCTGCTGCGGGAGCGGGATTGGCTGGCGGCCGGGGAGTTGCTGCTGCTGTCGCAGCAGGTGCGGCTGCTGGAGTACGACCCGGCGGACCGGGATGCCTGCGTCCGCGCGGACGAGCGGCTGTTGCGTTCCTGTGCCCGGATGGTGGCGATCTGGGACGGCACCGCGTCCAATGGCCATGACGCCACCGCTCACTTGGTGGCTTATGCGCGCAGCCACGGAATCGGCGTCGAGGTGTTGTGGCCGGACGGTGCCGAGCGTGTGCCGGGGCTCAGGGAGAAGTCGTCATGA
- a CDS encoding DUF6126 family protein, whose protein sequence is MSDDAEATERPESKRRERKAKNREWQIERGVAIRAGFYIFGTHLFAGFVWLLFYLGEHAHK, encoded by the coding sequence GTGAGTGATGATGCTGAGGCGACCGAGCGGCCGGAGAGCAAGCGGCGCGAGCGGAAGGCCAAGAACAGGGAGTGGCAGATCGAGCGCGGTGTCGCGATCCGGGCGGGCTTCTACATCTTCGGCACCCATCTGTTCGCCGGGTTCGTGTGGCTGCTCTTCTACCTGGGCGAGCACGCGCACAAGTAA